From Pagrus major chromosome 9, Pma_NU_1.0, the proteins below share one genomic window:
- the LOC141002671 gene encoding olfactory receptor 11A1-like — translation MDDAFNVTSITVSGYVEVDKYRYLYFMIMFTAYILIICCNSTVVCLIWIHQNLHEPMYIFIAALLINSVLYSTAIYPKLLIDFLSEKQIISYSACLFQFFLFYSLSGSEFLLLSAMAYDRYVSICKPLQYPTIMRKTTISIFLVLAWLLPACQIAVLVILSAEAKLCDFTLKGIICNNAIYRLQCLRSRVITIYGVVALLNLAILPLIFISFTYTKILIISYRCSREVKRKAAETCLPHLIVLISLSCLITYDVIIARVKSDFPKTARFIMTLQIVLYHPLFNPIIYGLKMKEITKHLKRLFCPAKVI, via the coding sequence ATGGATGATGCATTTAATGTTACTTCTATAACTGTTAGTGGGTATGTGGAAGTGGACAAATACAGATATCTTTATTTCATGATCATGTTCACAGCATATATTCTAATAATCTGCTGTAATTCTACTGTTGTGTGTCTGATCTGGATTCACCAAAACCTCCATGAGCCTATGTACATTTTCATTGCAGCTCTGTTAATCAACTCTGTTCTTTACAGCACTGCTATCTACCCAAAGCTTCTGATCGACTTTTTATCTGAAAAACAGATCATATCATATTCAGCCTGTCTCTTTcaattttttctattttactcCTTGAGTGGTTCAGAGTTCTTACTGCTGTCAGCCATGGCCTATGACAGGTATGTGTCTATATGTAAACCTCTGCAATATCCAACTAtcatgagaaaaacaaccatcaGTATTTTCCTGGTTTTAGCCTGGCTTCTGCCTGCTTGTCAGATAGCAGTCCTCGTAATACTTAGTGCTGAAGCTAAACTGTGTGACTTTACGTTAAAAGGAATAATTTGTAATAATGCAATTTACAGACTTCAATGTCTAAGATCAAGAGTAATTACTATATATGgtgttgttgctttattaaaTCTCGCAATACTCCCCTTGATCTTCATAAGTTTTACATACACAAAGATCCTTATAATATCCTATCGATGTAGTAGAGAAGTCAAGAGAAAAGCTGCAGAGACCTGTTTACCACACCTGATAGTTTTAATCAGTTTATCCTGTTTGATTACATATGATGTCATTATAGCTCGAGTGAAATCGGATTTTCCAAAAACTGCACGTTTTATAATGACTTTACAAATTGTTTTGTATCATCCTCTCTTCAATCCAATTATATACggactgaaaatgaaagaaattacCAAACATCTGAAGAGGTTGTTCTGTCCAGCCAAAGTCATTTGA